The Virgibacillus sp. SK37 region CCAGCAGTTTCCGTTTGATTCTCCCGCTTAACTGATACCTGACCATTTGGGTGAATATCGATAGAGTCAAACCCTGATGGAATGATAATAGAACCATTTCCCCCTATAATCGGATTTCCATTTTTGTCTGTAAGCATGACATCTTGATTGTTATTAATTGGACTAAGATAGAATGCACCGTCGCGTGTATATTGTGTTTCCGATACACCATTTTCTGTCACTTGAACTTGAAAGAAATGATTTTCCTTCAAGAGAGCTGTATCAAGCGCACGGCCGGTTTCTGTGATCGAACCCTGTTTAAGGTCAATGCTGGGTGTCCCAAGCTTTGCTCCCGATCCAATTCTTACGCCATCAGGTGTCAATCGGCCAACCGCATTCGCTTCATCCTTTAAATTATCTATTTGCTGAAATAATAAAGACGAAAAGTCTGCGTTACGATTTTTATACCCTGTTGTTTCACTGTTTGCCATATTATTCCCAATGAGATCAAGTTTTGATTGTAATTGATTCATTGTTACAGCTGCTTGTATCATTGTTCTTGACATGTGTCTCCTCCTTTACTTCATCCGGCTTTTATCCGATTCGGCCAATCTCACTAACTGCTTTTCCCATGCTTTCATCATATGCTTTTAATACCCGTTGGTTTGTCTCAAACATACGATATGCCTCCATCATTTGGGTCATGGATTGCAGTGAATCTACATTCGACCGTTCCAGAAAACCTTGCTCTACTTTAAATGAAGTTCCGGCTGGTACAGCGTCTGCCTGACCTTGATACAGACCATTACCCTCTTTTACAAATGCATTTGCATTTTCTGTATAAGCTATACCTAAAGGAGTAGTCTGTCCTTCTGTCTGAAGAAAACCGTCTTGAGTCACCGTGAATTCCATTCCATTTGTCTGGATTGGATCACCTTGTTGATTCAACACATAATAACCCTGCTTTGTTACAAGATAGCCTTGCCCGTCTACTGTAAAATTACCATTACGTGTGTAACGCTCTTCCCCTGCCTCATTTTGCACTGTAAAAAATAAATTACCAGTCTCATCAGGAAGTGCACCGCTCACAAGAGCAAGGTCCGTAGACACACCTGTTTCACGTAAATCACCCTGAACATAATTGGGAATGGTTTCTTGAACATAAACCCCAGTATTCAGTGAACCAATGGATTTCTGTACTGGAAGTTTGCGGCCATTTTTTGTAGGGATCTCCATTTCACCCACTTGTTGAATAAGTAGCTCAGGGAACGATTTTAGTGCTGTTTGATCTGCTTTATAACCTGGTGTATTGGCGTTTGCTATATTGTTTGACAAAGCTTCCTGGTGTCGCTGCTGGGCAATCATCCCACTGGCAGCTGTGTAAAAACCTCTTAACAAGACGGCTCCTCCTTCAATAAAATTATTTCTATATATATGTTTAATTTATGAACAGTTAGGGTAATAGAAGGAAAATGAAACTATTTACCCGGTCCAAGTGTATTAAACAATTTTTCGGCGTTCGATTTTATCAATATTATCTAGCATCATGCCTGTGCCTTTCGCTACACAATTCATTGGCTCTTCTGCCATAAACACAGGAACTTTTAATTCTTCGGCAAGCAATTGATCAATACCATGGATTAAAGCTCCTCCGCCCGTAAGAATGACACCACGATCGATGATATCTGCGGATAACTCAGGTGGTGTGCGTTCCAATACAGTTCTTGCTGCTTGCACAATAAGATATACAGATTCACGAAGTGCTTCCTCAATCTCTGCAGAATATACCGTGATGGTTTTAGGAAGTCCTGAAACCATGTCGCGTCCACGAATTTCCATTTCCTCCGTACGAGATCCTTCAAATACAGTGGCAATATTAATTTTTATGTCTTCGGCAGTTCGCTCTCCAATTAAGAGCTTGTATTTCTTTTTAATGTATTGAAGAATTTCTACATCAAATTTGTCGCCCGCCATTTTAATGGATTCTGATGTGACAATATCTCCCATGGAAAGTACAGCTACATCTGTAGTCCCTCCACCAATATCAACAACCATGTTCCCACTTGGCTGGAATATTTCCATGCCTGCGCCAATTGCAGCCACTTTCGGTTCTTCCTCTAAATAAACCTTTTTACCGCCTGACTTTTCAGCAGCTTCTTTAATTGCCTTCTGCTCCACCTTTGTAATATTTGTCGGGCAGCATATAAGCATTCTCGGTTTCGATAAAAATCCTTTAACGTTAATCTTATTTATAAAATGTTTTAACATTGCTTCCGTAACATCGAAATCAGCAATTACTCCATCTTTTAATGGACGAATCGCTTCAATGTTTCCTGGTGTACGACCTACCATTCTACGTGCTGCTTCCCCAACTTCCAATACTTTTCCGGTAGTCCGGTCCATCGCAACAACAGAAGGTTCATTTAATACAATTCCTTTACCTTTTACATGAATTAAAACATTGGCAGTTCCAAGGTCAATTCCAATATCCCTAGAAAACATGAATCTAGATCCTCCTAGCATAAAAATACTATCTCGCATTTTAAACACAATGCTACTAATATAATATTTTACCACAATTTTCAACAATTAACTGCAATTTGAAGAAATTTTTATGTAGGAAATATGACTTATAAGCTTGTGGAAGATTCGCTTACTCTGCAGCGGATTATTTTGCTCTCCTGCCGATTGTTTCTCCCTGCGGCGGATTAGCCCGCTCTCCTGCCGATTACTCTGCCCTTCGACAGATTATTCCATTCTCCAGCCGAA contains the following coding sequences:
- a CDS encoding flagellar hook-basal body protein, whose amino-acid sequence is MSRTMIQAAVTMNQLQSKLDLIGNNMANSETTGYKNRNADFSSLLFQQIDNLKDEANAVGRLTPDGVRIGSGAKLGTPSIDLKQGSITETGRALDTALLKENHFFQVQVTENGVSETQYTRDGAFYLSPINNNQDVMLTDKNGNPIIGGNGSIIIPSGFDSIDIHPNGQVSVKRENQTETAGNITVVEAVRPRLLEASGNNTFRLPANMAELGYQPFEVMQGVAPETEIIKSGALERSNVDISKEMTDLIMAQRSYQFNARTISMSDQMMGLINQVR
- a CDS encoding flagellar hook-basal body protein, which gives rise to MLRGFYTAASGMIAQQRHQEALSNNIANANTPGYKADQTALKSFPELLIQQVGEMEIPTKNGRKLPVQKSIGSLNTGVYVQETIPNYVQGDLRETGVSTDLALVSGALPDETGNLFFTVQNEAGEERYTRNGNFTVDGQGYLVTKQGYYVLNQQGDPIQTNGMEFTVTQDGFLQTEGQTTPLGIAYTENANAFVKEGNGLYQGQADAVPAGTSFKVEQGFLERSNVDSLQSMTQMMEAYRMFETNQRVLKAYDESMGKAVSEIGRIG
- a CDS encoding rod shape-determining protein, with the protein product MFSRDIGIDLGTANVLIHVKGKGIVLNEPSVVAMDRTTGKVLEVGEAARRMVGRTPGNIEAIRPLKDGVIADFDVTEAMLKHFINKINVKGFLSKPRMLICCPTNITKVEQKAIKEAAEKSGGKKVYLEEEPKVAAIGAGMEIFQPSGNMVVDIGGGTTDVAVLSMGDIVTSESIKMAGDKFDVEILQYIKKKYKLLIGERTAEDIKINIATVFEGSRTEEMEIRGRDMVSGLPKTITVYSAEIEEALRESVYLIVQAARTVLERTPPELSADIIDRGVILTGGGALIHGIDQLLAEELKVPVFMAEEPMNCVAKGTGMMLDNIDKIERRKIV